GAAGTTAAAGACTAACTGAAGTAGGGCTAGGGAAGAGCTCGTCTTGAAGTCGAGGAGCATCATTGCCGATGAGAATATGGCTACCTCGATGGTAGCGTACTTGTACCCTCCAAGTATCAGGGGAATTGAGAAGCTCATAAAGCAGAATATAAACGTCATTAGAGATGACAATAGTATTGAGGGGAATAGAAGGGGTAGTGTAACCTTTCTGAATAGGGTAAACCCTTTAGCTCCAAGGCTTAACGCCGCTTCTTCATAGTGCGGATTAATCCTCTCCCAAGCTGAAGAGACTATCCTAACCACTACTGGGTAATTATAAAAGATGTGGGCGAGCACTATGGCCTTCCAAGAGTAAAGGATATTAAGCCATGAAAAAGGTCCCTGCTTCCCAAAGAGAATTATAAACCCCAGGGCCACCATCACACTTGGCATAACGAATGGAACCGTTATGATAGCCTTCAAGGTCCTCTTCCCTGGGAAGTCATAATGAGATAGCACGTAAGCTCCAGGAAAGCTAACGATCAAAGTTAAGACTGTAGATAAAACAGCTTGCCCAAACGTGAAGGAGATAACCCTTCTATAGTATGAATCCCTAAGCACAGCAAGAAGACCCTGAAAGCTTAGTCCAAGGGAAAGGATCCTCAGAAATGGAATGTAGAATAGGGTAAAGAGAAGCAGAAACGAGGAGAAAGCTAGAATTGTGAAAATGCTAACCCTTACCCTCATCACACTTTGTCCCATAATTTTCCTTTTCAATTTTTCTAATCCTTGCAGCTGAAAACTTAAACTCTGGAGTTCCGGCCTTGTTAAGCGCATCGTTTGTCAGCAGATTGGCATCAAAGTGAAAGGGTATTGCTATGACGCCCTTTTGGATTTTCGCTATCTTTGCTTTTAGCCTTAAGCTTCCCCTTCTCGTCTCCACGATAACGTAGTCACCATCCTCAATTCCATACTCCCGAGCATCCTCCCTGCTTATAAAGACAACTGACTCTCCAGACATCTTAGCTAAGGAAGGACTTCTCCTCGTCATCTCTCCCGTGTTGTAGTGATTTATCAGCCTGACGGTTGTAAGTATAAGTGGATACTCTCCGTTTGGTTCCTCCCAGGGCATGATCTGTTCAACAGCTACGAACCGGGCCTTTCCATCGTGTGTATTAAACGAATCAACGTATAGCCTTGGAGCAGGAATTATAATTCCCCTTGCTTTAAGTTCCTCGATGCTTCTATTCCTAAGCGCTGGAAAGAGTTTAAAGTACTCCCTCGTTATATCCTCAACTTTTGAATAGTCAAAACCCTTAAGGCCTAAGGCCCTTGCAAGCATTACAAGGATTTCCCAGTCAGGCTTACTTTCTCCAGGAGGATCGCAGACCTTAAAACTCCACTGGATCCTTCTCTCGCTGTTCATATAGGAACCTTCCTTCTCACAGAAGGCCGCTGCGGGAAGGATGTAGTGTGCGAAGCGCGCTGTTTTCGTTAGGAACAGATCCTGAACAACGAGAAGGTCAAGCTTAGTTAAAGCTTTTCTAACCTTCAGCGCGTTAGCATCGCTCACCGCTGGATTCTCACCAACGATGTAGAGGGCCTTTAAGTCACCTTTAAGTATAGCATCCCAGTACTCAGTTAAATAAAATCCCCTTTCGGTGGGAAGATCCTCCACTCCCCACATCTTAGCAACTTTTCTCCTAAATTTAGAATCGCTTAAGGGAATGTAACCGGGAAGAAATTCACTCAATGTTCCCATGTACGCAGCGCCTTGAACATTGTTCTGCCCTCTCATTGGGTACAATCCTCCCTTCTCACCGAAATATCCTAAAAGAAGGGCAATATCTACCAAAGCCAAGACATTTTCAACGCCGGAAATTTGCTGAGTTATTCCCATTCCCCACATTATCGCGCCGCTTCCAGCTTTAGCAAAAACTTCAGCAACTTCCCTTATGAGCTCAGCTGGAACGCCGGTAACCTTTTCAGCGTACTCAGGTGTGTACTTTTTCACCCCCATCCTTATCTCTGAGAATCCAGTAGTTCTGCTCTCTACAAACTCTTTATTGTAGAGGTTGCCCTCTATTATAACGTTCATAATAGCATTTGCGAGCGTTATATCTGTTCCCGGTTTTATAACGAGCCTGTAATCAGCAAATCTCATTGTGAGCGTTTCCCTAATGTCAATGACTATTATCTTGCCTCCCCTTCTTTTCGCGCCGAGTATGTATTGCATGACAACTGGATGGGTCTCTGCTGGATTGTAACCCCAGATCATTATAGCACCAAATCTCTCTAGATCTGAGTATGGGTTCGTCTGAACGCCATCTCCTAAGGTAAGTTTAAGGGCATGGACGCTTGATTCGTGACAGAGTCTAGCACAGTTGTCAACATTATTCGTCCCAAGAAGTCTCGCAATTTTCTGTATTAGGTAATTTTCCTCATTAGTAACCTTCGATGAGGCAATAAATGCTATTGATCCTGGGCCATAATCCTCGATGATCTCCTTCAGTTTAGTTGATATTTCGGAGATCGCTTTTTCCCATGAAATTCTTCTAAAGCTTTCCCCTTCTTTTTTTAAAGGATGCTTTAGTCTATCCTTTGAGAATACATGCTCCAAAGCATACAATCCCTTAGGGCAAAGCTTTCCCCTGTTGGGTTCTCCAGGATAAGGCTTTACCCTCCTACTTTTCGGGTCAATTAATAGGTTGCAACCAAAGCCACAGTATGGGCATACAACCCTAACTCCCATTCCGATCCCATTGAGCATATAAATGTTAAAAATAAAAATATTATTCGCAAGTAATTTACATAAATATGACCAAAAATGGGGAACCTAGATTACCTTCCTTAAGAAGTACTCATGGATTCTAGTGTCATTGGTAAGTTCTGGATGAAACTCCAGGCCGATTATGTTTTCCTGCTCAACCCCCACTACCCTATCCTCCAGCCAAGCTAGGGGTTTAACTTTCTCCGACAATAACTCAACTATCCTGGGGGCCCTAATGAATACCCCAATGAAAGGTTCATCGTCAAATGCTAACTTCACAGGAGCTTCAAAGCTGTCAACTTGCCTTCCGTAGGCGTTCCTATTTACCTTAACATCCAGAACCTCTAAGAACTTCTGCTCAGGAGTTGCCCCTAGGACTTCCTTTGCAAGCATTATTAATCCTGCACAAGTCCCCATCACCGGTAAACCATCCTCAACCATCTTTTTAATGGGCTCAAAAAGCCCCGTCCTTTGCATGAGCCTTGATATTGTTGTGCTCTCCCCTCCAGGGATTATTACCGCATCAACACCCTTAAGCTGCTCAGGCCTCTTGAGCCAGATCACTTCCCCAGGAAGCTCGAGCTTCTCGATGGCCATTTTAGTAGCTTCAATGTGCTCGCTAACATCTCCTTGCAATCCTACAACTCCAACCTTCATGGAAAAACCTCCAAAAAGAGGAAAGAAATCAGATACCTCTCTCCTCCATTCTAACCTGTAATTCCTCTATAGCTTGACCCCTCATAGGTTCTCCTATTTCCCTGCTTATTTCAGCAAGTACATCTGGTTCATCCCAGTGGTTAACGGCTTCAACTATTGCCCTCGCCATCTTTGGAGGATTGGAACTCTTGAAGATTCCAGAACCTACAAATACTCCATCCATTCCCATGGCCATCATTAGAGCTGCATCCGCTGGCGTAGCGACTCCACCAGCGGCGAAGTTGACAACTGGTAACCTTCCAAGCTTCTTTATCTCTAGGAGTATTTTGTATATATCCTCGACTATCTCTCTGTACGTGAAGCCCTCGTAAATCGGCTCGTTCTCAAGAACCCTCTTTGGTAAACCGCTTATCTCCTTAACGCTGAATGCTAGTCTTAGGTAAGGTTCAGCGAACTTCTCCGCAACTCCGTAGATTTCTTCATCTGTCATCCTCTGAATTAGTCTTATGTTCTCGTTAACTAACCTGACGTGCCTTACCGCTTCAATTATGTTTCCGGTTCCTGCTTCGCCCTTAGTTCTTATCATTGCGGCTCCTTCCCATATCCTCCTCACGGCCTCTCCAAGGTTCCTTGCACCACAGACAAAGGGAGCAGTGAACTTCTTCTTGTAAATGTGGAAGAACGGATCTGCTGGGGTAAGAACCTCGCTTTCATCTATCATGTCAACTCCTAGGGCTTCTAGGATCCTTGCCTCGGCCTCATGTCCGATTCTACACTTGGCCATTACCGGAATCGTCACGGCATCCATTATCTCTTGGATCTTCTCAACAGGGGCCATTCTCGCAACGCCACCGGCCTTCCTTATGTCTGCAGGAACCTTGTGAAGGGCCATTACTGCAACTGCACCAGCCTCTTCAGCTATTCTAGCTTGTTCCGCGTTGGTTACATCCATTATAACTCCGCCTTTTACCATCTTTGCGAAACCCCTCTTCAGCCTCTCAGTTCCCTTTTCCATAATTATTTTCAACTTGTCCATATCAAGCCACCTCCTTACGATTTATATCAAGTTAAGTCTTTATATAAAGTTTTTCCTTGATTTATTACTTCCATTCCCTGACCAGCCTCTCTATTTCCTTTTTCACCCTCTCTCGATCCTTTTTATCAACAACCAGAAATACATCCTGAACTGAACCCTCACTTTTTGCTATGAGCTTTAATCCAGTCAAAGTCTCCCTGGAAACTTTTATTTCAAATCCCCTAGAATCAGATGGATAGATCCTTCCTGGGATGACCTTCTTAACCTCAGGAATCTTCGCTATCTCCTCTAATGGTTTCTCAAGACCCTTCAAGAAGTGATGTTCCCTCTTTACTCCCTTTTTGAAGTGCTTAGGCATGTTTTAATAATGAGAAAAAAGGGTTAAGACTTTAACTTTTTTAGTATTTCCTGAGCAGCTTTCCTGCCACTAAGGAACATTCCACCAAAGATGGGCCCCATCCTTGGGGCCCCGGCAATTGCATTCGCGGCCATTCCAGTTACATACAGGCCGGGAAATACTTCCCTTGTATTCTTTACCGTTAGTTTTTCACCTTGCTCGGCCCACATTGCTCCTTCTCCAGGGATTTCCTTAAGTAATCCCCTTTTTACAAGGAACTGTGCTACTTGAGCTCCGTGACCAGTTGAATCTATTACGTACTTAGCCTCAATCGTCAACGGGTCAACGTGAAGCCCCGCCATTAACACAGGAGTCCAGTTTATCACTATTCCAGAAACCCTATTGTCTTTAATGACTAGGTCTTCAACCTCTATCATATTAAATATCTTAACCCCTGATTTCACAACCTTGCTAGCTATTGTAGTCGCAACCTCAATGGCATCGGCAACGTAATAACCTTTTTCAAACTCCTCATACCTTATTCCAAACTCATCTAAAATTTCTCTGGCCTCGTCTTGAACGACAACCTTATTGAAGCCCATTCCTCCACCCCAGATTCCTCCACCAATTGATAACTTTTTCTCGAATATTGCAACTTTTGCCCCTCCTTTAGCTAGGTAATAGGCTGCAACCATCCCAGAGGGCCCCGCACCCACTATTGCTACATCTAGTTCTAGATTGTTCAGAAGATCCCTGTAGTAACTCTCAACTATCGCCCTCGTTATCGTAACTTCCCTCAGCATCTTCCCCACCGCCTAAAACTTCATTTTTAATATTAAAAACTTTGTTATAGGATTATTTTCGGCACCCCTAGCATCGAAAGGATGTTTCCAACTTCCTCAGGATTATTCGTTGAAAACGAAACTGTTATTCCCTTCCTTCTCTTAAGTAAGATACATCCCTTTGCAGGTACGGTGAAGTGAAGTATCGCCCCTCTTGACTGGCAGGACATCCAATGCTTCCCTATTGAGTATCCCTCTATTTCCTCTATCCTAACTGTCTTCCTTAGGAGAATACCTAACCTCCCCCTGATCCTTATGCTTTCCTCGTCGATGGTGATTTTAATTGCAGAAGCATCCATTAGAATAATGGAAACTACCAAGGCTTCAATTCCAAGTATTTTCAATGCTTCAGGTTGATTTCTTAAAGCTATCATGAGGACTAAGATCGGTAAGAGGACTATCCCAAGGATTAAATTCAAAAGTCTGCTACTTACAACTTCCTCGTACAGCATGCTCAAAGTTGGGGGCAAAGTTTTAAATAAATTATTTTATTCATCCATATGGATTAACTTCCACCCAAGTTGAATGGAACGCTGATCCCTTGCCATATTTTTCTACTTTCTCATCTGTCGTTAAGAAGTTTGCATTCCAACCAAGTAACTTGGGCCAAAAAGCTTTGTATAGGATAACAACTCCTTTTGGAACATCTTCAGTTATCTTAACTTTAGTTATAACTCTACCATTTTCATTGAAAACACCGACTTTATCCCCATCCTTAATGCCTCTAACCTTTGCATCTTCTGGATTCATGTATAAGTTTGGATCTATAATCCCATGGGTGGTATGATATTGGCTCGTTATCGTCATCCTGTGGGTAGGAGTTAGCAACCTCAACGGGTACTTGCCCTTGAACTTCTTGTACTCTGGAAATGGTCCTAGGCCCCTGGAAACAGCTCTTTGAGAGTAGAACTCTATCTTTCCGCTAGGGGTTTTCCAATTCCTTGGTCCTTCTGGCACCTTTATAAAACCTCTTCTCTTAAGCTCTTCAAAACTTATTCCATTGGCCTCTAAAACCTTCCTAATCACGTCTTCATCGCTTTCATATAGATAGGGGACCCTAATACCCAGGGACTTGGCTATAAGCCTAGTCACCTCACTGTTACTCTTTCCTGGGCCCTTAGCGACGGGTTCATTCAATAGAACGTATCTGTGATAGTAAGAGTCAACTATATCTAGTCTTTCGAAAAAGGTGTTAGCTGGAAGAACTACGTCTGAAAATAGAGCGGTATCCGTAAGGAATATGTCATGGGTAACAACAAAAACGTCACTCTTCTTTAAGGCTCTTCTAAGCCTGTTCTGATTAGGATAGCTAGCTAAGGGGTTTGAATTATAAATGTAGAGGAATTTGATATCATCGCTCTCTATTACCTTGGTAAGCTCCATTTGTGGGATCTTATTCTCAGGTTTTGTTCTCAGGAATTTCCCCTCGGCATAGCTTTTATCTATCGTCTTCATGTCATATATAAAGCCGAACTTATGACCAACCAACACTGGTAAGATCGCCACTGCCCTTACAGCTTCTCCACCAGCTAGGGATCTTTGAAAGCCATAACCTATGTGAATTATCCCCCTCTTCTCAGTAAATTCCCTTGCAAATTCTTTAATCCTCTCTGGTTTAATACCTGTCTCTTGGCTTACATAATTAAGTGATAGTCTAGTTACATAATTCTTGAATTCTTCAAACCCATAGACATTCTTAGTTACAAAGTCCTTGTCATAAAGCTCCTCTTCAATTATAACCTTTGCAACTCCTAATGCAAATAGTACATCTGTGTCAGGCCTTATTTGGAAGAATTTATCGCTCCTCTTAGCGGTTTCAGTTCTCACAACATCTACCGTCCAAATTTCTACATTACCCTTCTTTGCCAGCATGAAGCCATGAAGATTCGTCCAGAAGGCATTTATCCCCCAGTAGACGAGGAGTTTATGCTCCTTAATCTTTTCAGGATCCATCCCAACTGCAGTCCCATAGATATCTTTTAGAGCCTCCTGTCCAGCTCTGTCGCATATACCACTATCTATAGTGCTAGCATTAAGATAGTGGAAGAGACGCATCGGGAAGTAATAGTTGACAATTCCTCTGTCTCCAGCGTACTTATAAACTAGAATGCTTTCGCTCCCGTACTCTTTTATAGTCTCCTGAAGCTTTTCTTTAATTAAGGTGAGGGCTTCTCCCCAAGAAACTTCCTTAAAATCCTCATCTCCCCTCTTACCTTCCCTGACGAGAGGAGATTTTAGCCTTTCATTGGAGTGAAACCACCTAGGTAACAGAGCCCCCTTGGGACACAGGAAACCTTGAGTTATTGGATGATCGGGGTTTCCCCTCACTATTAACTTCCCATTTTTAATCTCGCTCATTATTGAACAGGTATCATAACAATCCCTCATGCACGCGGAGAACATGTATTTCACCTTTCAACTTTATATTTTACAACGTACCTCCCCTTTTCAAAATCTTCCTCGCTTTCCAAGATCTCAACTGGTTTTATTTTTAATCCGAAATCCAAGGCATCCCAGGATATATCCTCGAAGTAATCGTAAAGGCCACAGGTTTTGCAGAAGCTACCCGTAAATTCTATTATCACTTCATCATCTGAAAAGCGTAATATCTTTGCCTGGGCCTCACTCCCATGAAGTCTGTTAAATTCCTTGATAACTCTCTCAAGCTTTTCCATTTTTAATCTCCTCCTAAATAGTCAAGAGTCTCATCAACGAACTCCTCAAAAGCTTCCTCGCTAACTTCTTCGAGCTTAAATGAGAAAGATTCTCCTAAGTACCACCTTATGGCTACTTTTCCTTTATTAGTTTCGGCCACAACTAAGCCGAAAGGCATATCTCCGACCCAGTAGTGCCTATAAAAGTTTACTTTGAAGCCATTTTCTCGGAGCTTTTCAAGAATAAAGGCTAAGGCCTCTTCAGGCCCTCCCTTAACCTTTGCGAATCCTATAACACTCATTCTCCCCACCTTCGGTTTAATTAGTTATACATTATGATTTGATATTCGAACCTTTATAGATTTTTCTCAGCTCTTTGATTGCATATTTTTCACCAGTTAGACTATCAACTATGAACTCATTCCCGATCCAAAACACCTTATATACCTTTTCTTTTCTTACTATTTCAACTCGAGGTAACCACCAGGATATTATCCTAGAGTTACCCCAAATTATAGCGCTTTCAATAGCTTTTTTTCTGGCTTCCTCCTCATCAACTAAGAACTCCATAATGGTATTCTTAGGAACGTCCCATTCCTCTATTTCGATGAGCCTATCTCCCCTTTCAACTCCCAGCCTATAAGCATCTACGTATGCAAAATAATCAATAACCCTATCTCTCATTCCTAGGCGTTTATAAAACAACCTAAGCTGGAATATCCAATATGGATAAAGTATAAACTTTGCAGAGCTTTCCTCACTTAGTTTAAATACTGGTTTCATAACTTTGACAATCATATAGTTTTCACCCCCTAATTTATGATATTTTTTTCATATAAATACCCCCTAAATCTTTATATACTATAAGTCGAATATTTACATTTTGAAATTTATTGGAGGTGACTTAGATGGGTTTTAGTGGAGCAGCTTGGGCCACGCTGCTAGTTCCAACGATTCTTGCTTTTGTAGTAATGATAGTTTATGGGTTTTGGGACAAAATTACGGGGAAGGAGTACTATGTAGATGAGGATATTTTAGCATATGATGAAGAGCTTACCAAGGAGGGTAGAGCATGAATCTAGGGATTCTTCTTGGCTTTTTGATTTACCTAGTTCTATTAGCCTACATTGGTTGGTGGGCCAATAGATACACTAAAACAGAGGAGCAATACTTCATAGGCGGAAGGAAAGTTCACGTTCTAGCAGCAACCCTTTCAGATAAGGCCAGCGACTTCTCAGGATGGCTCATGTTAGGTTATCCTGGAACGGCATTTAAAACAGGATTAGGAGCTTTTTGGGCCGCCATAGGATGTCTCTTCGGAACTCTAGCAGATTATCTCCTCATAGGACCTAGACTAAGGATATATGCCGGAAAGTTTAGATCCATAACACTTCCAGACTATTTAGAGGCAAGATTAAAGGATAATACAAAGTTAATAAGGATTCTAAGCGCTGCTATAATTCTGATCTTCATGACGGCCTACGTAGCTGCTCAGTTTGCTGCTGGAGGAAAGACTTTCTCAGAGGCCTTTGGAGTTAGCGTGACAACCGGAATACTGATAACAGTGATAATCCTAACGGCATATGTTATTACTGGAGGTTTCTTTGCAGTCGTATGGACTGATGTAGTTCAGGCTATGTTCATGCTCTTAACCTTAATTATAATGCCAATTTTAGCCCTTGCGGAGATTGGAGGTCTAGATAAAGCAACTCAAATAATTGGCTCAGTTAATCCAGCTAAACTCCACCCCTTTGGAGGAGCGACGGGTCTAGCAGCTATAGTTTTTGCCATAGGTTACGCTTCATGGATCGTTGGTTACCTTGGACAGCCTCATATAGTAACGAGATATATGAGCGTTGAGGATCCCAGGAAATTAAGGAGACCTGGAATATTCATCAGCGGAATATGGACAACTATAGTTCTATGGGGAGCATTCTTCGCAGGATTCCTAGGATTTGCACTAGCTATAAATGGAAGTATAAAAATTGATGACCCAGAGAAGATAGTCCCAGCAATGGCCGTTCACTTCTTACCTAGCTGGATAGCGGGGTTTGTAATAGCGGGAATAATTTCGGCCGTCATGAGTACGGCAGATTCTCAACTTTTAGTAGCATCTTCAGCAATTGCAAGAGATATATACCACAAGGTTCTAGGACAAGAGCTTGGAAAGAAACAGATGGTTAATATTTCAAGAGTTGTCGTTGCAATAGTTTCATTAATTGCAATGTGGTTCGCAATAAGCGGTCCAAAGGTTATTTATCAAATGGTGGCAACAGCCTGGGGAGGATTGGCCGTAGGGTTTGGGCCCATATTGACACTAAGTCTATGGTGGAAGCGTGTTACCAAGGAGGCAGGGATAATAGGAATGGGATATGGGCTGATCAGCGAAGTTCTCCTGGAGGCAAAGATCTATGGATGGGCATTCAATCCAAACGCTCCAGGATTCTTTGGAACTTTAGGAAAATGGTTCAACGGAGTTCCAGTATTCTTCATAAACTTCTTCATAACCTTGCTGGTGATAATAATAGTAAGCCTACTAACGAAGCCTCCTGAAGATGTTGTTAAACTGCATAAGGAGCTCTTTAAAAAAGTTCCGATAGAAAAGAGTGAGAAAATAAAGGTTGCAAGGGCAAAGAGCCAAGCTGAAAACGTCTTTGATTTTGCAATTGCTTCCGGCCTTCTTTAACCTTTTTTTGCTAACCTAATGTTTTATAAATTATGACTTTACATAGGTAATGTTGAATTTGTTTCAATTTTTGGAGGGATGCTCATGAGACCTCTAGATCTAACTGAGAAAAGAGGTAAGAAGGTAACGATATACTTCGAAGGGAAAGAGCTCGAAGCGTATGAAGGAGAGAAGCTTCCAGTAGCTCTTCTAGCCAACGAGATTTACTGGCTAACAACTTCAAATGAAGGGAGAAAGAGGGGAGCGTTTACCTTTGGTCCGGTGCCAATGACAGTTAACGGAGTTAAGGGCCTTGAGGCCAGGAGAATTAAGGTCAAGGATGGAATGAAGATAGAGAGGCAGGGATATTATGACTTCCATGAAGAGCCAGTTGTAGAGCCAGGGGAGATTGAGAGGGTAGTTGTAGATGTAGCAATCATAGGTGGGGGCCCCGCCGGGATTGGAGCAGCCCTCGAGCTTCAGCAGTATTTAACCGTAGCCCTAATAGAGGAGAGGGGATGGTTAGGGGGAGACATGTGGCTAAAGGGAATCAAACAGGAAGGATTCAACAAAGATAGTAGGAAAGTGGTAGAAGAACTTGTCGGAAAACTTAACGAAAACACAAAAATTTACCTCGAAACCTCGGCCCTAGGAGTCTTCGATAAGGGAGAATACTTCCTCGTTCCCGTAGTTAGAGGAGATAAATTAATTGAGATTTTGGCGAAGAGGGTAGTTCTAGCAACGGGGGCCATAGACAGCACAATGCTCTTCGAAAATAACGACATGCCTGGAGTCTTTAGAAGGGATTTTGCCCTTGAAGTTATGAACGTGTGGGAGGTAGCCCCAGGACGGAAAGTAGCAGTCACCGGAAGTAAGGCCGACGAGGTAATTCAAGAGCTTGAAAGATGGGGTATAGACTATGTACATATCCCGAACGTGAAGCGCGTTGAAGGAAATGAAAAAGTGGAGAGAGTTATAGACATGAACAACCATGAATACAAAGTTGATGCCTTAATATTTGCAGATGGAAGGAGGCCCGACATAAATCCAATCACTCAAGCGGGTGGAAAACTAAGATTTAGAAGAGGATACTATTCTCCAGTCCTCGATGAATATCACAGAATTAAAGATGGAATTTACGTTGCTGGAAGTGCTGTCTCGATAAAACCTCATTACGCCAATTATCTGGAAGGTAAACTCGTCGGAGCTTACATTCTTAAAGAATTCGGATACGATGCTCAGCCATGCATATATGAGGAGAAGCTCAGGGAGTACGAACCAGAAAGTTTATCCATTCCTAGGATCCCCTTGGATAAGTTTAACCTCGAAGATGTTCAAATATGTGGATGTGACGTCTCATTAAAGAAAGTTGATGAAGTCATAAGGAAAGGGATAACAGATCTGCAGATAATTAAGAGGTTAACTCACCTGGCCATGGGTTTCTGTCAGGGAAGGTACTGCCTGTTCAATGGGGCCGTGGTAGTTTCCCAAAGAACTGGAAAGAAGCTGAGCGAGATAGACTTGCCAGTAGCTAGGAGTCCTATAAAGAACGTCAAAATGGGAATTCTAGCTAGGAGGTGATTTCATGCTTCCAGAGAAGAGTGAAATAGTCGTGATTGGAGGGGGAATTGTTGGAGTCACAATAGCCCATGAACTTGCTAAGAGAGGAGAGGAAGTTACGGTTATAGAAAAGAGATTCATAGGTTCAGGCTCAACTTTCAGGTGCGGTACTGGAATAAGGCAACAATTCAATGATGAAGCTAACGTCAGGGTTATGAAGAGATCGGTAGAGCTTTGGAAGAAGTATTCTGAA
This Pyrococcus horikoshii OT3 DNA region includes the following protein-coding sequences:
- a CDS encoding sulfide-dependent adenosine diphosphate thiazole synthase — protein: MLREVTITRAIVESYYRDLLNNLELDVAIVGAGPSGMVAAYYLAKGGAKVAIFEKKLSIGGGIWGGGMGFNKVVVQDEAREILDEFGIRYEEFEKGYYVADAIEVATTIASKVVKSGVKIFNMIEVEDLVIKDNRVSGIVINWTPVLMAGLHVDPLTIEAKYVIDSTGHGAQVAQFLVKRGLLKEIPGEGAMWAEQGEKLTVKNTREVFPGLYVTGMAANAIAGAPRMGPIFGGMFLSGRKAAQEILKKLKS
- a CDS encoding DUF2103 domain-containing protein, which translates into the protein MPKHFKKGVKREHHFLKGLEKPLEEIAKIPEVKKVIPGRIYPSDSRGFEIKVSRETLTGLKLIAKSEGSVQDVFLVVDKKDRERVKKEIERLVREWK
- the pdxT gene encoding pyridoxal 5'-phosphate synthase glutaminase subunit PdxT, with the protein product MKVGVVGLQGDVSEHIEATKMAIEKLELPGEVIWLKRPEQLKGVDAVIIPGGESTTISRLMQRTGLFEPIKKMVEDGLPVMGTCAGLIMLAKEVLGATPEQKFLEVLDVKVNRNAYGRQVDSFEAPVKLAFDDEPFIGVFIRAPRIVELLSEKVKPLAWLEDRVVGVEQENIIGLEFHPELTNDTRIHEYFLRKVI
- a CDS encoding molybdopterin-dependent oxidoreductase, producing MFSACMRDCYDTCSIMSEIKNGKLIVRGNPDHPITQGFLCPKGALLPRWFHSNERLKSPLVREGKRGDEDFKEVSWGEALTLIKEKLQETIKEYGSESILVYKYAGDRGIVNYYFPMRLFHYLNASTIDSGICDRAGQEALKDIYGTAVGMDPEKIKEHKLLVYWGINAFWTNLHGFMLAKKGNVEIWTVDVVRTETAKRSDKFFQIRPDTDVLFALGVAKVIIEEELYDKDFVTKNVYGFEEFKNYVTRLSLNYVSQETGIKPERIKEFAREFTEKRGIIHIGYGFQRSLAGGEAVRAVAILPVLVGHKFGFIYDMKTIDKSYAEGKFLRTKPENKIPQMELTKVIESDDIKFLYIYNSNPLASYPNQNRLRRALKKSDVFVVTHDIFLTDTALFSDVVLPANTFFERLDIVDSYYHRYVLLNEPVAKGPGKSNSEVTRLIAKSLGIRVPYLYESDEDVIRKVLEANGISFEELKRRGFIKVPEGPRNWKTPSGKIEFYSQRAVSRGLGPFPEYKKFKGKYPLRLLTPTHRMTITSQYHTTHGIIDPNLYMNPEDAKVRGIKDGDKVGVFNENGRVITKVKITEDVPKGVVILYKAFWPKLLGWNANFLTTDEKVEKYGKGSAFHSTWVEVNPYG
- the pdxS gene encoding pyridoxal 5'-phosphate synthase lyase subunit PdxS — protein: MDKLKIIMEKGTERLKRGFAKMVKGGVIMDVTNAEQARIAEEAGAVAVMALHKVPADIRKAGGVARMAPVEKIQEIMDAVTIPVMAKCRIGHEAEARILEALGVDMIDESEVLTPADPFFHIYKKKFTAPFVCGARNLGEAVRRIWEGAAMIRTKGEAGTGNIIEAVRHVRLVNENIRLIQRMTDEEIYGVAEKFAEPYLRLAFSVKEISGLPKRVLENEPIYEGFTYREIVEDIYKILLEIKKLGRLPVVNFAAGGVATPADAALMMAMGMDGVFVGSGIFKSSNPPKMARAIVEAVNHWDEPDVLAEISREIGEPMRGQAIEELQVRMEERGI
- the fdhF gene encoding formate dehydrogenase subunit alpha is translated as MLNGIGMGVRVVCPYCGFGCNLLIDPKSRRVKPYPGEPNRGKLCPKGLYALEHVFSKDRLKHPLKKEGESFRRISWEKAISEISTKLKEIIEDYGPGSIAFIASSKVTNEENYLIQKIARLLGTNNVDNCARLCHESSVHALKLTLGDGVQTNPYSDLERFGAIMIWGYNPAETHPVVMQYILGAKRRGGKIIVIDIRETLTMRFADYRLVIKPGTDITLANAIMNVIIEGNLYNKEFVESRTTGFSEIRMGVKKYTPEYAEKVTGVPAELIREVAEVFAKAGSGAIMWGMGITQQISGVENVLALVDIALLLGYFGEKGGLYPMRGQNNVQGAAYMGTLSEFLPGYIPLSDSKFRRKVAKMWGVEDLPTERGFYLTEYWDAILKGDLKALYIVGENPAVSDANALKVRKALTKLDLLVVQDLFLTKTARFAHYILPAAAFCEKEGSYMNSERRIQWSFKVCDPPGESKPDWEILVMLARALGLKGFDYSKVEDITREYFKLFPALRNRSIEELKARGIIIPAPRLYVDSFNTHDGKARFVAVEQIMPWEEPNGEYPLILTTVRLINHYNTGEMTRRSPSLAKMSGESVVFISREDAREYGIEDGDYVIVETRRGSLRLKAKIAKIQKGVIAIPFHFDANLLTNDALNKAGTPEFKFSAARIRKIEKENYGTKCDEGKG
- a CDS encoding sodium/proline symporter, whose translation is MNLGILLGFLIYLVLLAYIGWWANRYTKTEEQYFIGGRKVHVLAATLSDKASDFSGWLMLGYPGTAFKTGLGAFWAAIGCLFGTLADYLLIGPRLRIYAGKFRSITLPDYLEARLKDNTKLIRILSAAIILIFMTAYVAAQFAAGGKTFSEAFGVSVTTGILITVIILTAYVITGGFFAVVWTDVVQAMFMLLTLIIMPILALAEIGGLDKATQIIGSVNPAKLHPFGGATGLAAIVFAIGYASWIVGYLGQPHIVTRYMSVEDPRKLRRPGIFISGIWTTIVLWGAFFAGFLGFALAINGSIKIDDPEKIVPAMAVHFLPSWIAGFVIAGIISAVMSTADSQLLVASSAIARDIYHKVLGQELGKKQMVNISRVVVAIVSLIAMWFAISGPKVIYQMVATAWGGLAVGFGPILTLSLWWKRVTKEAGIIGMGYGLISEVLLEAKIYGWAFNPNAPGFFGTLGKWFNGVPVFFINFFITLLVIIIVSLLTKPPEDVVKLHKELFKKVPIEKSEKIKVARAKSQAENVFDFAIASGLL